Part of the Clostridium sporogenes genome, TAGAAGGATATATGCCTGGTAAAGAGGTGGTTATATTAGGTTCTGGGGATGTAGCATTAGTAATGGCTAGAAGAATGGCTTTAGAGGGAGCAAATATAAAAGCTGTAGTTGAAATTATGCCTTATTGCTATGGAACAGAAAATAATGTGGTGAACTGTTTAGATGAATTTGATATACCACTTAAGTTAGGTCATACTGTTGTAAATATAAAAGGAAAAGATAGAGTTGAGGGAGTTACTATAGCAAGAGTAGATGAAGATAGAATTCCAATACAAGGTACAGAGATGTATATACCTTGTGATACTTTAATGTTATCTGTAGAACTAAGAGGAGATAGTGAAATTATAAGAAAAACAGATATAGAATTAAACAAATCTACCTGGGGACCTAAGGTTGGAGAAAATTTTCAAACCATGGTAGAAGGCATATTTGCTTGTGGCAATGTTCTACATGTATATGATACTGCGGATAATGTAACAAAAGAGGGGTATAGCGTAGGGGAAAGCGCTTCTCAATATATTAAAGGGAAAAGTTTTTTAGAAGGTGAAAGAATAGGATTATGGGCAGATAAAGGTATAAAATATTTGTTGCCTAATTTTATAAATTTACACAATTTAAAAGAAGATGTACAGTTAAAGTTAAAATTTGATAAACTATATGAAAATCAGAATATTTATATTTATTTTGATCAGGTTAAAGAAAAATTAAGCTCAAATGAAAACATAAAACCTGGAGATATTATTAATATAAAAATATCTAAAAATAAATTGTTAAGCTATGAAGATTTAAAAAAGATAACTATAGGGATAAAATAAAAAGATGAACTAAAATAGCCTTAATTTTAAAACCGTAAATATAAATAATACATTCATAAAGCAATTCATTTTGCTAAGTAGTTCTAAATTTGACTCCATTAAAAATTTTTTACCCAGTAGAGGCGCCTTCCTTGGCTTCACTACTGGCTCCTCACGTCCTGTGAGGAATCACAAAAATTTTTAATTCAGTCAAATTAAGAACTACTAAAGCTCATTTATATGTTTATTACATGTATTATTTATATTTACTATATTAAAATTAAGGCTATTTTTATTTTGAGATAGCCCCTTTCTATGTAGTGTATTAAAATTTATATTTTCTTAATAGAATTATATAGAGGAATTTGTTTTTAGACAAATCTGACTACATATCCTGTTAAAATAATTTTGTTAGACATTTTTTACAGATTATTATTGTTTGTTTATTTGCTGTTACAATATCATTTTTATTTATAGATTTACCACATATTTCACATACTATTTTATCTTTTGTTACCAACACAGACTTATCTTTCTTATTATTAAATTTAACTTTTTTATTTGGAGGAGGAGAATAATTTATTGGTTTATCTGTATTTTCTTTTTTTATAATATTATATTCCATTTTAAAAATACTTTCTGCAAATAACTCTAATTCAAATCGTGGGAATTCTTTATCGTAAAATTCCTCTATTATTAGTCTTCTTATCTGAGCATCATTTACTATAAGACCACTTTTTTCTATTCCATCAAATATACTTTTAGTTATATTGTTTGTATCAGGATGTCTTTTTTCACTTTTATAATATACTTTTAATACTGCAATTAATGATTCTTCCAATACTGTATTAGGATTTTGAAGTCTTGTCTCATAAGCTATTCTTTCTTCATATACTGCATATCTATCATGATATTTACCAGAATTTAAGGGCATTATAGCTCGTCCTTGCAAATTGAATAATTTAAAATTAGATTTAGATATAGGTGACCCTTCAACTATTACTTTAGCGTAATTTTTCATATTTAAGCTCCTTTTACTATTCTGTATTTTATTATAGCATATTTGATTAAAAATTTAGATTTAATAGATTGGAGTTTGTTTCAACTGTGACTTATTAATTTTTTATGTCAAAACTATATTTGAATATATAAATTCAATAAAGTATAATGTAATTTAGATTTATAAAAGAATAATAAATTACATAGTTAATATATATTTAATTACATAAAAAGGAGTAAGAAATATGAAAGAAAACATAAATATTTTAGCTATAGAAAGTAGTTGCGATGAAACTTCAGCGGCAGTGGTTGTTAATGGCAGAGAAGTTTTATCTAATATAATAGCGTCACAAATAAGTACTCATGAGAAGTTTGGAGGTGTAGTGCCGGAAGTTGCTTCAAGAAAGCATATAGAGGTTATAAGTACAGTAGTACAAGAAGCTTTAGATGAAGCTAATTTTACTTTAGAGGATATAGATGCTATAGGTGTAACCTATGGACCAGGATTAGTAGGAGCTTTACTTGTAGGACTACAATATGCAAAGGGGTTAGCTTTTGCAACAGGAAAGCCTCTTATAGGAGTAAACCATATAGAAGGCCATATAAGTGCAAATTTTATAGAATATAAAGATTTAAAACCACCTTTTATGTGTTTAGTAGTATCAGGAGGACATACATTTATAGTTTATATGAAAGATTATGGTGAATTTGAAGTGTTAGGTGAAACTAGAGATGATGCAGCGGGTGAAGCCTTTGATAAAGTAGCCAGAGCTATAGGATTAGGTTATCCTGGAGGACCTAAAATAGATAAAATATCAAAAGAAGGAAATGAAGAGTCTATAAAATTTCCAAGAGCAAATTTTCATAATGATACTTTAGATTTTTCTTTTAGTGGAATAAAATCAGCTGTATTAAACTATTTAAATAAGAAAGAAATGAAAGGAGAAGAAATAAATAGAGCAGATGTGGCAGCATCCTTTCAAAAGTCTGTGGTGGATGTTCTTGTAGATAATACTATAAAGGCTTGTAGGAATAAAAAAGTAGATAAGGTAGCAGTAGCAGGAGGGGTGGCATCTAATTCCTGCTTAAGAGAGACTTTGGTAAAAGAGTGTAAGAAAAAAGGAATAGAAGTACTAATACCACCTTTTATATTGTGTACAGATAATGCAGCTATGATAGGAAGTGCAGCTTATTTTGAATATATTAAAGGGAGAAGGACTTCTTTAGATATAAATGCTGTACCAAATTTAAAACTTGGAGAAAGATAGAAACTATTAAACTTTCAATATAAGTAAGATTTTATATAATAATAAAGACTTTCTTTTACAAATAAATGATAGGTTAAAATAAAAATCTACTGTTATTTATTTATAAGGAAGTCTTTTTTTAGATGTATTCAATTTGAAATATTAATACTATAGTAGTAATTATATTAAAAAACAATTAATAATAAGTTAAAAATATTGAAAAAATACTACTATATCATTGAATAATATGATAAATTATTATATTATTATATTAGGTTTATATTAATATGATAGTAAATTTTCAAATATTTTAGCATTTTTATAAAGTGTAATAACCTAAAATGTTAAATGAAAGAAAAATAAAAAAAATATTCAATTGAAAAAATTTTATAAATTATATATAATGTAAAGGTATATCTATAATTTAGAAAGTAATGTAGTTAAGAATAGGGCACAATATTTACAAAAAGGGGGATAACAATGAACAAGTTTAAAAGAGTATTAGTGGCAAATAGAGGAGAAATTGCAATAAGAGTATTTAGAGCCTGTCACGAATTAGGCATTAGAACTGTTGCAATATATTCTGAAGAAGACAAATTTTCATTATTTAGAACAAAGGCAGATGAAGCATATCTTATAGGAAAAAATAAAGGTCCTATAGATGCTTATTTAAATATCGAAGAAATAATACAATTGGCTTTAAAAAAAGGGGTAGATGCAATACATCCAGGTTATGGGTTTTTATCAGAGAACTCTGAATTCGCACGAAAATGTAGAGAAGCAGGAATAGAGTTCATAGGACCTACTGCGGATATGATGGAAAAATTAGGAGATAAGATAAAATCTAAAATAGTTGCAGAAAAAGCAGGTGTACCTACTATACCTGGAGTTCAAAAACCAATTAAATCAGAGAAAGAAGCTTTAGAATTTGCAAGATACTGTGGATATCCAATAATGCTCAAAGCAGCCGCCGGTGGCGGTGGTAGAGGTATGAGAATAGTTAGAACAGAAGAAGAATTAATATCTTCTTTTAAAAGTGCAAAAAATGAAGCTAAAAAAGCTTTTGGTATAGATGATATATTTATAGAAAAATATTTAGAAAATCCTAAGCATATAGAAGTTCAAATATTAGGAGATAAGCATGGAAATATAGTACATCTACATGAAAGGGACTGTTCTATACAAAGAAGGCATCAAAAGGTTATAGAATTTACACCAGCTTTTGCTCTACCAAAGGAAAAGAGAGAAGAAATATGTAGTGATGCTTTAAAAATAGCTAAAACTGTAGGCTATAGAAGTGCAGGTACATTAGAATTTTTAGTAGATACTAGTGGACATCATTATTTTATAGAAATGAATCCAAGAATACAGGTAGAGCATACTGTTACAGAAATGGTTACAGGAATTGATATTGTTCAAAGCCAAATTTTAATAGCAGAGGGATACAAATTAGATTCAGAAGAAGTAGGTATAAAATCTCAAGAATCTATACAAACAAGAGGATATGCTATTCAGTGTAGAGTAACTACAGAAGATCCATCTAATAATTTTGCACCAGATACAGGAAAAATAGAAGATTATAGAACAGGTTCAGGATTTGGTATTAGATTAGACGGTGGAAATGGTTTTACAGGTTCTGTAATAAGTCCATATTATGATAGCTTATTAGTTAAAACTACATCTTGGTCTAGAACATTTAATGATGCTATAAGAAAATCTATAAGAGCTATAAAGGAATTTAAAATAGATGGTGTTAAAACTAATATAGGATTTTTAATAAATGTTTTAAATCATGAACAATTTAGAAAAGGACAATGTGATACTAACTTTATAGAAAAAAATCCAGAATTATTTGAAATAACATCAAAGACTGATGATGAAGTTAGAATATTAAAATTCATAGGCGAAAAGGTAGTAAATGAAACTCATGGAATAAAGAAAGATTTTGATGTTCCTACAATACCAATTGTAGATGAAGGATTAAGCTTAAAAGGAACTAAACAAATATTAGATGAAAAAGGTCCAGATGGGTTAGTTCAGTGGATAAAAAATCAAAATAAGCTTCTTTTGACAGATACAACTATGAGAGATGCTCATCAATCTCTTATGGCTACAAGAATGAGAAGTATAGATATGTTTAAAATAGCCAAAGCTCAATCAGAGCTTGGAAAAGATTTATTCTCCATAGAAATGTGGGGAGGAGCAACCTTTGATGTGGCCTATAGATTTTTAAAAGAATCTCCTTGGACTAGATTAGAAGAGTTAAGAAAATCTATACCAAATGTATTGTTCCAAATGTTAATAAGAGGGGCTAATGCTGTTGGGTACAAGAATTATCCAGACAATGTTATAAGAAAATTTATAAAACAGTCTGCAGATTCAGGTATAGATGTATTTAGAATATTTGATTCCTTAAACTGGTTAAAAGGAATGGAAGTAGCTACAGATGAAGTTTTAAAACAAAATAAAGTAGCAGAAACTTGTATGTGTTATACAGGAGATATACTAGAGGGATATAGAGATAAGTATAGCCTACAATATTATGTGGATTTAGCAAAAGATATAGAAAAAACAGGGGCACATATACTTGGAATAAAGGATATGTCAGCTTTATTAAAACCATATGCTGCAGTTAAGCTTATAAAGGCATTAAAAAATGAAATATCTATCCCAATACATCTTCATACTCATGATACTACAGGTAATGGTGTGGCCACAGTACTTATGGCGGCCCATGCAGGAGTTGATATTGTAGATACTGCCTTTAATAGTATGTCAGGTCTTACAAGTCAACCAGCCTTAAATTCTATAGTAGCAGCATTAGAAAATACGGATAGAGAGACAGGTCTAGATTTAACAGATATGCAGAAATTATCAGACTATTGGAGTGCTGTAAGACCAGTATATAGTCAATTTGAGTCAGGCTTAAAATCAGGTTCTGCAGAAATATATAAATACGAAATACCTGGAGGACAATATTCTAATTTAAAGCCACAGGTAGAAAGCTTTGGATTAGGTCATAAATTTGAAGAAGTAAAAGAAATGTACAAAAAAGTTAACGAAATGCTTGGTGATATTATAAAGGTTACCCCATCTTCAAAGGTGGTTGGGGATTTAGCTATATTTATGGTGAAAAATGATTTAACGCCTGAAAATATATATGAAAAAGCTGAAAAAATGGCTTTCCCAGATTCAGCTGTATCATATTTTAAAGGAATGATGGGTCAGCCAATGGGGGGCTTCCCAGAAAAACTACAAAAGCTAGTTTTAAAAGGGGAAGAACCTATAACTTGTAGACCGGGAGAAATGTTACCTCCAGAAGATTTTGAAAAAATAAGAAAACATTTAAAAGATAAACATGATTTAGATGCAGCAGAAAAGGATATTATAAGTTACGCATTGTATCCAGAGGTTTTTGATAAGTATTTAGATTTCTTAAAGGAATATGGAGATTTAAGCCAAATGGGCAGTGATGTATTCTTTCATGGGTTATATGAAGGAGAAACAGCTGAAATAGAACTGCAAGAAGGAAAAACATTTATAGTTCAATTATCTGAAATAGGAAAAGTAGATTCAGAGGGAAATAGAGTAGTGGTTTTCGAAATAAATGGAAATAGAAGAGAAATAAAAATAAAAGATAAATCTAGTTTAATGGCACAGAATATAACTTCTAATAGTACAAAGATGGCAGATCCTGCAAATAAAAAACATATAGGATCTAGTATACCCGGTACAGTAATAAAAGTTTTAGTAAATAAAGGAGATAAAATAAAAGAAGGAGATAGCTTGATTGTAATAGAAGCCATGAAAATGGAAACTAATATAGTAGCTAGTTTTGGAGGAATAGTAGAAAACTTGCTAGTAAAAGAAGAGGATCAAGTTAAGTCAGGACAATTACTTTTAGAATTAGAATAATTAGATAAATAAAAAAAAAGCACTGCTTGGGGAAGCGGTGCTTTTTACTATGGGAAGTTTATAATGGGTTTTACTAGTTTTATTCATCTATCTTATAAACTTATTATACAATAAAAAATACACTATGTCAAAACATTAACAATAAAAATTTAAAAAAATTTAAATAGAAGATTTTA contains:
- a CDS encoding NAD(P)/FAD-dependent oxidoreductase, which encodes MKEIDLVIIGGGPAGMAAAISAKNKGIDDILILEREDSLGGILNQCIHTGFGLHVFKENLSGPEYAQKLINEISRLDIEYKIDTMVLSIDKDKSIKAVNPEDGMFSIKAKAIILASGCRERPKGAINIPGSKCAGIYTAGSIQKFINIEGYMPGKEVVILGSGDVALVMARRMALEGANIKAVVEIMPYCYGTENNVVNCLDEFDIPLKLGHTVVNIKGKDRVEGVTIARVDEDRIPIQGTEMYIPCDTLMLSVELRGDSEIIRKTDIELNKSTWGPKVGENFQTMVEGIFACGNVLHVYDTADNVTKEGYSVGESASQYIKGKSFLEGERIGLWADKGIKYLLPNFINLHNLKEDVQLKLKFDKLYENQNIYIYFDQVKEKLSSNENIKPGDIINIKISKNKLLSYEDLKKITIGIK
- a CDS encoding RusA family crossover junction endodeoxyribonuclease, which codes for MKNYAKVIVEGSPISKSNFKLFNLQGRAIMPLNSGKYHDRYAVYEERIAYETRLQNPNTVLEESLIAVLKVYYKSEKRHPDTNNITKSIFDGIEKSGLIVNDAQIRRLIIEEFYDKEFPRFELELFAESIFKMEYNIIKKENTDKPINYSPPPNKKVKFNNKKDKSVLVTKDKIVCEICGKSINKNDIVTANKQTIIICKKCLTKLF
- the tsaD gene encoding tRNA (adenosine(37)-N6)-threonylcarbamoyltransferase complex transferase subunit TsaD, which translates into the protein MKENINILAIESSCDETSAAVVVNGREVLSNIIASQISTHEKFGGVVPEVASRKHIEVISTVVQEALDEANFTLEDIDAIGVTYGPGLVGALLVGLQYAKGLAFATGKPLIGVNHIEGHISANFIEYKDLKPPFMCLVVSGGHTFIVYMKDYGEFEVLGETRDDAAGEAFDKVARAIGLGYPGGPKIDKISKEGNEESIKFPRANFHNDTLDFSFSGIKSAVLNYLNKKEMKGEEINRADVAASFQKSVVDVLVDNTIKACRNKKVDKVAVAGGVASNSCLRETLVKECKKKGIEVLIPPFILCTDNAAMIGSAAYFEYIKGRRTSLDINAVPNLKLGER
- a CDS encoding pyruvate carboxylase encodes the protein MNKFKRVLVANRGEIAIRVFRACHELGIRTVAIYSEEDKFSLFRTKADEAYLIGKNKGPIDAYLNIEEIIQLALKKGVDAIHPGYGFLSENSEFARKCREAGIEFIGPTADMMEKLGDKIKSKIVAEKAGVPTIPGVQKPIKSEKEALEFARYCGYPIMLKAAAGGGGRGMRIVRTEEELISSFKSAKNEAKKAFGIDDIFIEKYLENPKHIEVQILGDKHGNIVHLHERDCSIQRRHQKVIEFTPAFALPKEKREEICSDALKIAKTVGYRSAGTLEFLVDTSGHHYFIEMNPRIQVEHTVTEMVTGIDIVQSQILIAEGYKLDSEEVGIKSQESIQTRGYAIQCRVTTEDPSNNFAPDTGKIEDYRTGSGFGIRLDGGNGFTGSVISPYYDSLLVKTTSWSRTFNDAIRKSIRAIKEFKIDGVKTNIGFLINVLNHEQFRKGQCDTNFIEKNPELFEITSKTDDEVRILKFIGEKVVNETHGIKKDFDVPTIPIVDEGLSLKGTKQILDEKGPDGLVQWIKNQNKLLLTDTTMRDAHQSLMATRMRSIDMFKIAKAQSELGKDLFSIEMWGGATFDVAYRFLKESPWTRLEELRKSIPNVLFQMLIRGANAVGYKNYPDNVIRKFIKQSADSGIDVFRIFDSLNWLKGMEVATDEVLKQNKVAETCMCYTGDILEGYRDKYSLQYYVDLAKDIEKTGAHILGIKDMSALLKPYAAVKLIKALKNEISIPIHLHTHDTTGNGVATVLMAAHAGVDIVDTAFNSMSGLTSQPALNSIVAALENTDRETGLDLTDMQKLSDYWSAVRPVYSQFESGLKSGSAEIYKYEIPGGQYSNLKPQVESFGLGHKFEEVKEMYKKVNEMLGDIIKVTPSSKVVGDLAIFMVKNDLTPENIYEKAEKMAFPDSAVSYFKGMMGQPMGGFPEKLQKLVLKGEEPITCRPGEMLPPEDFEKIRKHLKDKHDLDAAEKDIISYALYPEVFDKYLDFLKEYGDLSQMGSDVFFHGLYEGETAEIELQEGKTFIVQLSEIGKVDSEGNRVVVFEINGNRREIKIKDKSSLMAQNITSNSTKMADPANKKHIGSSIPGTVIKVLVNKGDKIKEGDSLIVIEAMKMETNIVASFGGIVENLLVKEEDQVKSGQLLLELE